The nucleotide window TAGACCTCGAAGGCTGCAGAGGTTTTAAGGCAAGCCATGTGAGTGTCTCGGACATATGTGAAATGACTCTACTCAAGTATCTGAGCCTCCGAGCAACAGATATCAGCAAACTTCCGTCAAACATTGGGAATCTCAAGTATTTGGAAACTCTGGATGTAAGGCAGACGGAGATTCAAGAGCTCCCGAAAAGTATCAGTCAGCTGGAACGAATAAATAACATACTTGGTGGAGATAAGAGGACAAGGAAAACTCTGAAACTTCCCAAGGATGTCAAGGGAACAATGAAAGGCCAATTATCAGGCATTGAGATTATCGAAGGGTCAACTGCTGCATCAGACCTTCGTCATTTCACCAGGTTGAGGAAGCTGGCCATTTACAAGCTCCACAAGGATGTTAAGATGTTCGAGGAATTACTCTCCTCTATCCAGTACCTCAGCGGCTATTCACTCCAAAGTCTTATAATTGATGACGAGTCATCTGATTTCCTGAACACCCTGGACTCTATGACATCCCATCCACTGGACCTGAGAAGTCTTGAGCTGTCAGGCAAGTTAATGAAAATCCCAGAATGGCTTCCGCGTCTCAGTGAACTTATCAAATTAACTCTTTCGGCGACAGCTCTCCGGACAGATAATCTGGCGCTCCTAAGCAAGCTAGATTCTCTGTTTTCCCTGACCTTTTCAATCAGTGACGCAAATAAGGATCCTGATATGGCAACCATTCTCGAAAAAAACAAATCTGACTCAAGAGGAGAGATCTTTTTCCCAGATGGAGGATTCATCAAGTTAAAACTGCTTCGTGTATTTGTGCCTCTGCTTCCATCACTCAACTTCTCAGAGAAGGGTACACCGCTGCTCGGAAGGCTTGAACTCCGCTTCAAAAGGTTGGAAGGTGTTCATGGCATGGACAAACTTAAGAAGCTCCAGGATGTAATCTTAACAGTTGATGACAAAGCTAGTGAACTTACGAAGACGATGGTGGATGATTTGAAGAAAAGCTCATCATCAAACACATCATCAAAGAAGTATACTCTGATTGTCAACGAGTATCACAGCTGAGTGGTGCTCCTGCTTTGGATCTGTTTGATATACTCCAAATGGTGCTGTAAATTGTAGGTTTCCATTGGGACCTTAAATCTGTTGTATTTCTAATAATTCTGTTTATGAACAGAGGGAGCATTTTAATATGCATGCATTTCCCCTTTTTCCCTGTGTTTTAAAATCCTACAAGGCAAAGAGGACCCTGTTGAAGGGACCATACAAAGTAGAATAAATCGGCATTCCTTTACTGGGATCATCAGCATCACCACACAGCTATATTTCCATTCTGACTTTGGCTCATGCTGCTTATGTACAAATTTTCTGGATAAAATCAGATATGACTAGTGAGTTGAACCCCCGCCATGATGGAGAACAGTAGGCAGATTTGGTTTGGAAGATTCTTCAGTTCCGCTCCATCCAAATTACCAATTGAAGAAAAGTTACATTTTGACAAAGCACCAGGTAAAAAACAGAGTGAAGCTACACTAAAATGGTGTCTACCATTAATCAAAGAACAGAGTGACAGGGCACCAGATTTCATAAGATTGTTCTTCCAAGACAAAAAGGGGGGAGGAAATAAAGAAACATGACGACTCATGAACCGCAGAATTGAAATGGTTCTACACAGAAATAAATTACAAGTAGAATAACCGAATGGTTCTAGACAGATTTCATACAAATACAATAGTGGGAATAGAGTGCCATCATACAGGTGAAGAACAATATTCCACCTGGCAGCACAAATGGCTCCATTTTAATAGCACAAATGACGATTTTCCACCAATTTTTCCTCTAAATTTTTTTCCACCAATCATGTGATAATCTCAGTGAGATGTTATCTTCCAGCTGGATGCATGCATGCCAGGAGAAGTCTTCTAGTACCAGCCTacaaaaaataaatataaatagAGGAGTTAAGTCAAGTTATTACCACTAGAATGCAGTTCTCTGACCACTTAATCTGGCATTACACACCCTAAAGCTTCAAAACCAGAGCATTTAAATTTTAAAGCCATATGCCTGTTGAATATTAATAATACACAAGAAGGAGATGAATATCGAAACTTTACATCTTAATGGATAGCTTTTGTTCAATTCTATGTAGGCAACTGAAAAACTAAAATTCCATTAGAAGCTAAAATATTTCTTTGCTACATGCGCAAAGATGTCTGCTCTGACCACATTTAACCTTATCAAGTGTAATTGGCAGGACAGGACAGTACACAAGTTCGCGACAAGAGCACGGGGAGGGTGGTAATAACAAGGTGTAGTGTACGTTTCTACATGTAAGTGTTCAGTGTACACAAAATAGACTTATTTTATGGGAGCATGTGATCAGggtaaataaataaaaaagatcAGATGAGCTGCGTACCAGAAGGCAGGCAGATTTCTTCAGCTAAGTCGCCTTGGCAGTGGGTGACTACCAGTCctcctcatcttcttcctccaacTCGATGTCATCTTCTTCTTTCTCGGTATCCTGCTTAAATCAAGTAGAGGAAAATCGTCAATACTAGCTAGCCATGTAACAATGAGCATTGTATATATGTATGGTAAAGCAGAGGCGTACATCATTTGTACTTACCTCGTTCAAGGACAGTTCAAATTTGCTGACATGAAGTGTAGGACGGTTGCCATGTACTGCAACAGCGAGCATTAGCGCTTCCTCCACCTCCTTGGCACGGTACACCTCCACGTCTGAGTGGAAGATTTCAACTCTGACTTCCATaagccaagggaggtttcccaaGAAACCACACTGAAAACTGGCACCATTCAAGGCCGACAAACTGACGTTGAAATGGACAGATTCACGTCGTGGAGCAGCTCCCAGTAGGAACCTGAGCATTCCAGAGGTGTAGCAGTGCCTCAGCTTGGGGAATGCACTACCAGGGTGGCCCTCGAATAGGAGTGAGACGGTGTTGGGCACGAACAGCTCGAGAGTCATGAGCTCTGGGAAACTCCCAAGAATCGTCAGATCCTCCGCCTCCACAACCCTTACATCCACTGATAAGTGGGAGAGGTTCGGAAGAAAGGAGTCCTTAATCCATCTCGGCAGTCTTGATGATTTGGTCCTTAGGCTTAGACAGCGGAGTTGTCGAGGGGGCACATATCCTTCCCATTCCGCATCCTCTATCCACAATCCACCATCAAGATGCAAAACTTGGATTTTCTGCAGATTGCCAAGAGACTTCACCAGAGCTTTCTTTGACCTCTCATCCAACCAACGGATCCAAACCTTTAGGTCCCTCAACTCTGTCAGCTTGCTCACCTCTTTCACAAAGTTTGGACAACTGCTGACATCGTTCAATGATAATTCTTCCAGGCATGTCAGGCTACCAATCCAATCAGGCACTCTTGTTGAACCACCGTCAGCACGCAGGCACTTGAGTCTTCTAAGCAGACTAACACTCTCCGGCAGTTCTGGTATCCCAGTTTGCCTTAGGTCCAGTACTTCCAAATGTTTTATATTCTTTACTTCTGGAAGCTCATGAACAGGAGTTTTCCATAGTCCCAGATACCTCAAATGAAGTAACTTTCTGATAGGTTCTAGGCTATAAGCATTACCTTCCAGCTGAAAGTTGCTACAATCTTCTATAGTGAGGACACGCAACACTTCAAAACTTGCCAATGATGGCATCATAGTTGCATCACACCTGATGGCGTTAAATGACCTCACTATTGACATGTCAATGTAAGCCAGAGGATAATGCTCTTCCACACCTTCCCCATGGAAGGCTAACCGGCGAGCTCTAACTTCCGTAGATGTGTGCTGCTGCTCGTTACGATACAATAGGGCAACAAAGTGTCTTTCATGTGCCATGGAACAAATTATATCAGCCATCATATCATGGACATGACAACCAACTGTAATGCCTCTATGTGAGATCTCTACCGGTTGGATCATGTTTCTGTTGATAAGCTCGTTGAAGTATCGCTCTCCGATCTCAAATAACCCTACTCCTGATTCCTCCTGGATAAAACCTTCCGCAACCCACTTCCATATCAAAGTATCTTTTCTGACCATATAATTTTTTGGAAATATGCTCAAATGCAATAAGCAAGCCCTTAGATAAATAGGTAGATCATAATAGCTTAACAAAACTGCATTTCTTAGGTTCTCAACATCAGTTCCATTTGCAGCCCCAGAATTGATAGAATTGTACAGCTTGTACCAGTCCTCCTTTGGTGTACTGGACAACAAACTAGCTATTGTAATGACAGCTAGTGGTACTCCGCCACATTTTTGCAGAAGTTTCTGAATTACCTGAGTTTGCTCATCAGGGAGTTTTACTTTACCACCAAAAATCTCTTATAGAATAATTCTTCAGAATTATCATGAGAAAGTAGCGCTAGTTTGTAAACATCACCGGCATTTCGGGCGACAGTGTAAATCTGAGTAGTTGTGATTACTATACTTCCAATATTGGAATCCACCAAAGTGCATTTGATTATTTCCCATGCTTGTATATCCCATATATCATCGAAAATTAAGAAGTACCTATTCACATGTGAACGCAATAGTTATAGATTAGAAAAAACTAGCCAGAGTGTACAGCAAAGAAGAAGAAGGCATAGTAACGGGCTGTACCAGCATCGTCAAAAATGCCAATGCACAAATGAACATGAAAATAAATAATCGGAGGGGCAGCAACCAATTTTCTCTATTGGTCAGAGAAATTGTATGGTTGAATATATACTAGGGTGGGTGGTGCATACCTCTTGTTTTGAAGTAGCTCTCGGATTTCTTTAATACACATCTCCACTGTTGCTTCAGTACTGAAATCCGAATACTTTTCCTTGTCGATCTTAAGCAGAACGTCTTTGAAAACTTTCTTCAGATCAGGATTACGACCCACCGAAACGAAAGCTGTGTAATCGAATTGCGCTGACATCCTATGGTACACTGCTTTGGCAAGAGTTGTCTTGCCCAGTCCTCCAGACCCGACAATGGAGAGTATCTTGATTTGCTGCTGATTGTTACCCCCATCTGACATCAGCCTCTTGATTATCCCGTCACTTGTTTCTTGTACGCCAACGAGTTGTCTGTGGTCATCAGATATGGCCAGCCAGTCAGTGCCGTCAACGGTGGATGTTGTTGCAACTGGTTTGGCAACAGCACCTTCGATCTTGTATCTAGTACGCCGTGCAGCCACCTCTTGCACTGCGttcttgaggtccattatttgaCTGGCCATCGCTTGACGAGACCCCAAGGTCTTGAGCCTGCGAGCTGTCTTCCTAAAGAACTCTTTGAATCCGCCAGTGTGAGAGTCGTTCCCGATGTACCTCAGCACCAACTTGTCGATGACGTCTTCCATATCATAAGACACCTGTATGACCATATCGGCCCAGAGCCTGACCTGCTCGTCGATCTGATCAGGCGGCACCTCCGCAATCTTGACCAGAGCAGCTTCCATGGGCGCCAACTCTGTATATAAGCATCTGAGCTCTCTCCTCGGACCCTTCAGCCTGTATTCCCCCTCGAGGAGCTCGTCCAGCTTGGGAAGCAGGGTTCCCATGGCCCCCGTCGCGAGCTCCATGCCTCTCTCTCTTGCTCGGTAAATTCTGCGGTGTGCTTTGTggaggtggaggcggcggcggcggcggcgctgctgCTAATGGCTCATCGTGGTGTCACATGCCCAGATCTGAGATCCACGCGACGGACAGGTACTACCTCCGAGTAAATGAGACTGAGGTATTCTTTCTGTACTCCCTCCGACTCTTTTTTTTCTCTGCTCATACCAAGGAGAGGCCCGCTGGATTTTTTTCTTGACTAATTTGCCCATGCGCTCGCATGGATGATAAACTGGCGTTATTAAGGAGAGGACtttttgtactccctccggttTCTTGTGAGGTATCTatcatctactccctccgttctgaattacttgtctcgaaaatggatgtatctagaattaaaatacgtctagatacatccatttctgcgacaagtaattccgaacggagggagtatcatctactccctccattttatcgaaaatagatgactcaactttgtactaactttagtacaaagttagtataaagttggtGTTGACGCTCGAAAATGGCATGATCGCAAATAGTGACTTGAGGCGATAAGGATATGAGGTTAAAATTATGAGTTCATGTCACCAATTGATGGCCCTCTTCAAGATGATCGGAATAAATATGAAGATGGACCAAAACGGAGCTCAAGTGCAAAAGATATGGCAATTTCGGAGTTACCTGTGTTGACATTAGATTAGAAAATGGTATGGAACCTTATTAAGGTGGTCTCGTATGGAAAAAGTATCTTCATGAAATTTCTTCGCCTCGTCGAAACGGacgattttgatataaagatcgTCTTAATCCAaggtcgtatgcaaaagttacagtCAAAACTGTGTGCTGCAACACTGTAtggccggatcatccggaccaGGGTCCAGATCATCCGGCCAGGGGGCGAAAAATTGACCCAAACAACAGAAACTAAAAGTTGAAGCCGGATGATCTGGGTCAAGTCCCGGATGATCCGGGCAATCGTCCGGACGTCCGGACAAGTTTTTCTGCTGCAGACTTTAAAAAACGGCCCGAAACACCCTCAAAATGGCCTCAGATCGCAAagtgttcaacatgaaagttgtgcaTCTCGTAGAGACGGTTGATTTTGACATAAAAACGTCCAAATCCGAGGTCGTATGTGGATTCTAGAGCCAAAACAGTAAGCTGCTGTCAGAAAACTGGGCTAGGCTGGATCATCCGGGCCGGAAGTCGTGAAAAGTCCGAATTTGGCTAGATTTTGATGATTTGGACGACAAGGCaagtccttttcttgtacgggaagtccatcCGCCTCTTATATAGACGAGTGgcgacggccgattgaacaacaacacacaatcgaacaaatctatCTTCCACTTTTACCTTTACTTTTATCTCTCCCCCGtgtccttcttcttcctcgttcttcgttcgttcttgttgttgcagggcggcgaacctcgaggccctaggggcggtcaggtcgacctagggcagcccatagccgccgcaccccctgacggggtccctcccaggcgtgtggggtttcgggtcctcaaaagaGCCCGCCGGATTGCCTGCGTACCGCGCTTCTGTCCGGGTCTccttcgataagtaagagtgtcgaacccaatgaggagctaaagatagagcaaatattccctcaagttctatcgaccaccgatacaactctacgcacgcttaacgttcgctttacctagaacaagtatgaaactagaagtactttgtaggtgtttttggataggtttgcaagaagaTAAAGAGTGTGAGAATAAAAACTAGgggatgtttagataaagacacaataaagttagtatagatagtgtggaaaagtggtggtaggagttgtgaaattgtccctaagtaattgactactttactagaccgatagcaagttttatgtgggagaggccactgctagcatgtcatcccttacttggaattctatgcacttatgattggaactattagcaagcatccgcaactactaacgttcattaaggtaaaacccaaccatatcattaagttatattggtcccccttcaatcccgtatgcatcaatttctatgctaggttgaagcttctgtcactcttgccctccaatacatagtcctatatatcaacatacaactaaccctagggtgtgatccacgcgcgcgctcatatgatgggcaccaaaggacagcaacataaccacaagcaaattaaatcaatcatagcaattcatcaaccaccgataggacaacgaaaatctactcagacatcataggatggcaacacatcattggataataatatgaagcataaagcaccatgttcaagtagagggtacagcgggttgcgagagagtggaccg belongs to Triticum urartu cultivar G1812 chromosome 7, Tu2.1, whole genome shotgun sequence and includes:
- the LOC125524923 gene encoding disease resistance protein RGA5-like isoform X1; amino-acid sequence: MVRKDTLIWKWVAEGFIQEESGVGLFEIGERYFNELINRNMIQPVEISHRGITVGCHVHDMMADIICSMAHERHFVALLYRNEQQHTSTEVRARRLAFHGEGVEEHYPLAYIDMSIVRSFNAIRCDATMMPSLASFEVLRVLTIEDCSNFQLEGNAYSLEPIRKLLHLRYLGLWKTPVHELPEVKNIKHLEVLDLRQTGIPELPESVSLLRRLKCLRADGGSTRVPDWIGSLTCLEELSLNDVSSCPNFVKEVSKLTELRDLKVWIRWLDERSKKALVKSLGNLQKIQVLHLDGGLWIEDAEWEGYVPPRQLRCLSLRTKSSRLPRWIKDSFLPNLSHLSVDVRVVEAEDLTILGSFPELMTLELFVPNTVSLLFEGHPGSAFPKLRHCYTSGMLRFLLGAAPRRESVHFNVSLSALNGASFQCGFLGNLPWLMEVRVEIFHSDVEVYRAKEVEEALMLAVAVHGNRPTLHVSKFELSLNEQDTEKEEDDIELEEEDEEDW
- the LOC125524923 gene encoding disease resistance protein RGA5-like isoform X2, with the translated sequence MVRKDTLIWKWVAEGFIQEESGVGLFEIGERYFNELINRNMIQPVEISHRGITVGCHVHDMMADIICSMAHERHFVALLYRNEQQHTSTEVRARRLAFHGEGVEEHYPLAYIDMSIVRSFNAIRCDATMMPSLASFEVLRVLTIEDCSNFQLEGNAYSLEPIRKLLHLRYLGLWKTPVHELPEVKNIKHLEVLDLRQTGIPELPESVSLLRRLKCLRADGGSTRVPDWIGSLTCLEELSLNDVSSCPNFVKEVSKLTELRDLKVWIRWLDERSKKALVKSLGNLQKIQVLHLDGGLWIEDAEWEGYVPPRQLRCLSLRTKSSRLPRWIKDSFLPNLSHLSVDVRVVEAEDLTILGSFPELMTLELFVPNTVSLLFEGHPGSAFPKLRHCYTSGMLRFLLGAAPRRESVHFNVSLSALNGASFQCGFLGNLPWLMEVRVEIFHSDVEVYRAKEVEEALMLAVAVHGNRPTLHVSKFELSLNEDTEKEEDDIELEEEDEEDW
- the LOC125524923 gene encoding disease resistance protein RGA5-like isoform X3; translated protein: MELATGAMGTLLPKLDELLEGEYRLKGPRRELRCLYTELAPMEAALVKIAEVPPDQIDEQVRLWADMVIQVSYDMEDVIDKLVLRYIGNDSHTGGFKEFFRKTARRLKTLGSRQAMASQIMDLKNAVQEVAARRTRYKIEGAVAKPVATTSTVDGTDWLAISDDHRQLVGVQETSDGIIKRLMSDGGNNQQQIKILSIVGSGGLGKTTLAKAVYHRMSAQFDYTAFVSVGRNPDLKKVFKDVLLKIDKEKYSDFSTEATVEMCIKEIRELLQNKRYFLIFDDIWDIQAWEIIKCTLVDSNIGSIVITTTQIYTVARNAGDVYKLALLSHDNSEELFYKRFLVVK